A genomic region of Roseateles amylovorans contains the following coding sequences:
- a CDS encoding L-serine ammonia-lyase: MAVSVFDLFKIGIGPSSSHTVGPMRAARMFVQRLRHEGQLEATVRVATALYGSLGATGKGHGSDKAVLLGLAGHEPDTVDIERIPAILEGIRTLKRVALGGEHEIAFDEARDLVLYRRQSLPLHANGMRLIAYDADGTELQNRVYYSVGGGFVVSEEVLADGTKQKQIAPDTTVLPYPFKSGAELLALTKQENCSIADIMRRNERHWRTDEETRAGLLNIWRVMQECVSRGCRAEGVLPGGFKVRRRSAQLYRELTSNPEAALRDPLQVMDWVNLYALAVNEENAAGGRVVTAPTNGAAGIVPAVLHYYARFVNPPPAALRVGMPEGGAHGLGRPGAGPGAHEDGIIDFLLTAAAIGILYKENASISGAEVGCQGEVGVACSMAAAALCAVMGGTPEQVENAAEIGMEHHLGLTCDPVGGLVQIPCIERNAIASVKAINAARMALRGDGTHHVSLDKVIKTMRETGADMMTKYKETARGGLAVNIVEC, encoded by the coding sequence ATGGCTGTCTCGGTATTCGACCTCTTCAAGATCGGCATCGGCCCGTCCAGCTCCCACACCGTGGGGCCGATGCGCGCCGCCCGCATGTTCGTGCAACGTCTTCGGCATGAAGGCCAGCTGGAGGCGACGGTGCGCGTGGCCACCGCCCTCTACGGCTCGCTGGGCGCCACCGGCAAGGGCCATGGCAGTGACAAGGCGGTGCTGCTCGGCTTGGCGGGGCATGAGCCGGACACGGTCGACATCGAACGGATTCCCGCCATCCTCGAGGGCATCCGCACGCTCAAGCGGGTGGCGCTGGGCGGCGAGCATGAGATCGCGTTCGACGAGGCGAGGGATCTGGTGCTGTACCGCCGTCAAAGCCTGCCCCTGCATGCCAACGGCATGCGCCTGATCGCCTATGACGCCGACGGCACCGAGTTGCAGAACCGGGTGTATTACTCGGTCGGCGGCGGTTTCGTCGTCAGCGAGGAGGTGCTGGCGGACGGCACCAAGCAAAAGCAGATCGCGCCCGATACCACGGTGCTGCCCTACCCGTTCAAGAGCGGTGCGGAGCTGCTGGCGCTGACGAAGCAGGAGAACTGCTCGATCGCTGACATCATGCGGCGCAACGAGCGCCACTGGCGCACCGATGAAGAGACCCGCGCTGGCCTGCTCAACATCTGGCGGGTGATGCAGGAATGCGTCTCGCGCGGCTGCCGAGCTGAGGGCGTGCTGCCGGGCGGCTTCAAGGTGCGGCGCCGTTCCGCGCAGCTCTACCGGGAGCTGACCAGCAACCCGGAAGCGGCCTTGCGTGACCCGCTGCAGGTGATGGACTGGGTCAATCTGTATGCGCTGGCGGTGAATGAGGAGAACGCGGCCGGGGGCCGGGTGGTGACGGCGCCGACCAACGGCGCGGCGGGCATCGTGCCGGCGGTGCTGCACTACTACGCGCGCTTCGTGAACCCGCCGCCGGCGGCGCTGCGCGTCGGCATGCCCGAAGGTGGCGCCCACGGCCTGGGACGGCCTGGCGCCGGCCCGGGCGCGCATGAGGACGGCATCATCGATTTCCTGTTGACCGCTGCCGCGATCGGCATTCTCTACAAGGAGAACGCGTCCATCTCCGGCGCCGAGGTCGGCTGCCAGGGCGAGGTCGGTGTGGCGTGTTCGATGGCGGCGGCGGCCTTGTGCGCGGTCATGGGCGGCACGCCGGAGCAGGTGGAAAACGCCGCCGAGATCGGCATGGAGCACCATCTGGGCCTGACCTGTGATCCGGTCGGCGGACTGGTGCAGATTCCGTGCATCGAGCGCAATGCGATCGCCTCGGTGAAGGCCATCAATGCGGCCCGCATGGCCCTGCGCGGCGACGGCACCCACCATGTGAGCCTGGACAAGGTCATCAAGACCATGCGCGAGACCGGCGCGGACATGATGACCAAGTACAAGGAGACCGCACGGGGCGGTCTGGCGGTGAACATCGTCGAGTGCTGA
- a CDS encoding Csu type fimbrial protein, whose product MHTTRQATVIRQPQAVAAQRAQRLQRALLLSGLALAGGLLVGLSDPARAATPVSNTFQVQATITSSCTVSGSSLNFGSAIDPLAAATPLDATSTLTVTCSNTTPYTVALNAGTNAGGATNFASRTMKSGSDTLAYQLYLDSGRSTVWGDGSSSSSNKSGTGIGTAQTLSVYGRIPSLANVVPGSYTDTVTVTISY is encoded by the coding sequence ATGCACACCACGCGCCAAGCCACCGTGATCCGTCAGCCGCAAGCCGTGGCAGCCCAGCGCGCACAGCGCCTGCAGCGGGCGCTGCTGCTGTCCGGACTGGCGCTGGCGGGCGGGCTGCTGGTGGGGTTGTCGGATCCGGCCCGCGCGGCGACCCCGGTGTCCAACACCTTTCAGGTGCAGGCCACGATCACCAGTTCCTGCACCGTGTCGGGGTCCTCGCTGAACTTCGGCAGCGCGATCGATCCGCTGGCGGCCGCCACGCCGCTGGACGCCACCTCGACGCTCACTGTCACCTGCTCCAACACCACGCCCTACACCGTCGCCCTGAATGCCGGTACGAATGCCGGCGGCGCCACCAACTTCGCCAGCCGCACGATGAAGAGCGGCTCGGACACGCTGGCCTATCAGCTCTATCTTGACTCAGGCCGCTCCACGGTGTGGGGCGACGGCAGCTCGTCCAGCAGCAACAAGAGCGGCACCGGCATCGGCACTGCCCAGACGCTGTCGGTCTATGGCCGGATTCCGTCGCTCGCCAATGTGGTGCCCGGCAGCTATACCGACACGGTGACGGTGACGATCAGTTATTGA
- a CDS encoding Do family serine endopeptidase, with protein MRNVKTSAVDTSSGVQVGADAATGSSAATTAATTSATTLNGTSDTQVAALGTTQAAAQTIPLSTATPTPPPAGLPDFAQIAATQGPAVVNISVSGTVKTRASRMPQIDPDDPFYDFFRRFGIPNGPGGPGGNGDGGQGGNRQVRGQGSGFIVSNDGIILTNAHVVQDAQEVVVKLTDRREFRAKVLGSDKSTDVAVLKIEAKNLPMVRLGATKDLRVGEWVLAIGSPFGFENSVSAGVISAKGRSLGPEESRVPFLQTDVAINPGNSGGPLFNARGEVVGINSQIYSASGGYQGLSFAIPVEVANKVREQIQRGGQVQHARLGVAVQEVNQGFADSFKLDKPEGALVSNVEEGGPAAKAGLRPGDVILSFKGQAIVGSGDLPALVDQSSPGDKVPMEIWRNGKREQLSAVLGNANDKARKTAQDDDNPAASQGKLGLALRPLQPEERRQLGVREGLLIEQVGGPAAKAQVRPGDVLLAVNGTPVQTIDQVRQLVQGADKSVALLVQRGGDKIFVPVRIG; from the coding sequence ATGCGCAATGTGAAGACGTCCGCGGTGGACACGTCGTCCGGCGTGCAGGTCGGCGCCGATGCCGCCACCGGCTCAAGCGCCGCAACGACCGCCGCAACGACCTCCGCAACGACCTTGAATGGCACGAGCGACACGCAGGTCGCCGCCCTCGGCACGACGCAGGCGGCCGCGCAGACGATCCCGCTGTCGACCGCCACCCCCACACCGCCGCCCGCCGGCCTGCCGGACTTCGCGCAGATCGCCGCCACCCAGGGACCGGCGGTGGTCAACATCAGCGTGTCGGGCACGGTCAAGACGCGTGCGTCGCGCATGCCGCAGATCGACCCGGACGACCCGTTCTATGACTTCTTCCGCCGCTTCGGCATTCCCAACGGCCCCGGCGGCCCCGGCGGCAATGGCGACGGGGGCCAGGGTGGCAACCGCCAGGTCCGCGGCCAGGGCTCCGGCTTCATCGTCAGCAACGACGGCATCATCCTGACCAATGCCCATGTGGTGCAGGATGCGCAGGAGGTCGTGGTCAAGCTGACCGACCGCCGCGAGTTCCGGGCCAAGGTGCTGGGCAGCGACAAGTCCACCGATGTCGCGGTGCTCAAGATCGAGGCCAAGAACCTGCCGATGGTGCGGCTGGGCGCGACCAAGGACCTGCGCGTCGGCGAATGGGTGCTGGCCATCGGCTCGCCCTTCGGTTTCGAGAACAGCGTCAGTGCCGGCGTGATCAGCGCCAAGGGCCGCTCCCTGGGCCCGGAAGAAAGCCGCGTCCCCTTCCTGCAGACCGACGTGGCCATCAACCCCGGCAACTCCGGCGGGCCGCTGTTCAATGCGCGCGGCGAGGTGGTGGGCATCAACTCGCAGATCTACAGCGCCTCGGGCGGCTACCAGGGTCTGTCCTTCGCCATTCCGGTGGAGGTGGCCAACAAGGTGCGCGAGCAGATCCAGCGCGGCGGCCAGGTTCAGCATGCCCGGCTGGGCGTGGCGGTGCAGGAGGTCAACCAGGGCTTTGCCGACTCCTTCAAGCTCGACAAGCCCGAAGGCGCACTGGTGTCCAACGTCGAAGAGGGCGGGCCGGCGGCCAAGGCCGGGCTGCGTCCGGGCGACGTGATCCTCAGCTTCAAGGGCCAGGCCATCGTGGGCAGCGGCGACCTGCCGGCCCTGGTGGACCAGTCCAGCCCGGGCGACAAGGTGCCGATGGAGATCTGGCGCAACGGCAAGCGTGAGCAGTTGAGCGCGGTGCTGGGCAATGCCAATGACAAGGCGCGCAAGACCGCCCAGGACGACGACAACCCGGCCGCCTCGCAAGGCAAGCTCGGCCTGGCGCTGCGGCCGCTGCAGCCTGAGGAGCGTCGCCAGCTGGGCGTGCGCGAGGGCCTGCTGATCGAGCAGGTCGGCGGTCCGGCGGCGAAGGCCCAGGTGCGGCCGGGCGATGTTTTGCTGGCGGTCAACGGCACACCGGTGCAGACTATCGATCAGGTTCGTCAGCTGGTGCAGGGCGCCGACAAGTCGGTGGCGCTGCTGGTGCAACGCGGCGGGGACAAGATCTTCGTGCCGGTGCGCATCGGCTGA
- the gcvH gene encoding glycine cleavage system protein GcvH yields MTIKYTPDHEWVEIAGDGTATVGITVHAQDALGDVVFVDLPEVGKSYAAKEVAGVVESVKAAADVYAPVSGEIVEVNEALRDDPSLANTDPLKTGWFFKVKLSQPSELDALMDSTAYDDLVKNS; encoded by the coding sequence ATGACCATCAAATACACCCCCGACCACGAATGGGTCGAGATCGCCGGTGACGGCACCGCCACGGTCGGCATCACGGTCCATGCGCAGGACGCGCTGGGCGATGTGGTGTTCGTCGACCTGCCCGAAGTCGGCAAGTCCTACGCCGCCAAGGAAGTGGCCGGTGTGGTCGAGTCGGTGAAGGCCGCCGCCGATGTCTATGCCCCGGTGTCGGGCGAGATCGTCGAAGTGAACGAAGCGCTGCGCGACGATCCGTCGCTGGCCAACACCGATCCGCTGAAGACCGGCTGGTTCTTCAAGGTCAAGCTGTCGCAGCCGTCGGAACTCGACGCCCTGATGGACAGCACCGCCTACGACGACCTCGTCAAGAACAGCTGA
- the gcvP gene encoding aminomethyl-transferring glycine dehydrogenase produces the protein MSALPSFAELENAGEFHARHIGPDAADEALMLSAIGAASRSALISAIVPAAIKLGAKMDLPAAVTEAQALAELKAIAGRNQILKSFIGQGYHGTLTPGVILRNILENPAWYTAYTPYQAEISQGRMEALVNFQTMVCDLTGLAIANASMLDEATAAAEAMTLAARVGKSKSQVFFVADDVLPQTLEVVRTRAEPLGITVQVGRAEDAGKTECFGALVQYPGVTGVIRPLQAIADAVHAHGGLLVAAADLLALTLIQAPGEQGVDIAVGTTQRFGMPMGAGGPHAAYMACRDEFKRSLPGRLVGVSIDSHGKPAYRLSLQTREQHIRREKATSNICTAQVLPAVVASMYVVYHGPQGLKRIAQRVAGYTAVLAQGLKALGLTLAHETSFDTLQVQTGARTGAILAAAVAAGMNLRQASSNSVGITLDEATSRADVQALLSVFADGKPVADAFAASNAVSALIPAALVRTSAYLTHPIFNIHHSETEMLRYIRQLSDKDLALDRSMIPLGSCTMKLNATSEMIPITWPEFAQVHPFAPQDQLQGYAQLNEQLTAWLCQATGYAGVSLQPNAGSQGEYAGLLVIKAWHESRGDAHRKICLIPESAHGTNPASAQMVGMQVVVTKCDKEGNIDLADLKAKCEQHSANLAAIMITYPSTYGVFDTHVKEICALVHEHGGRVYVDGANMNALVGVAAPGQFGGDVSHLNLHKTFCIPHGGGGPGVGPVCVVEDLVPFLPAHRAAQGMGSYPGYGAGAVQAHSVGAVSAAPLGNAAVLPISWMYIRMMGEDGLTAATETAILSANYVAARLSDHYDIHFSSNLDGIKGGGVAHECILDLRPLKDSSGISAEDVAKRLIDYGFHAPTLSFPVAGTLMVEPTESESKFELDRFIGAMIQIRGEIARVESGAWPREDNPLVNAPHTAESLLKAEWAHGYSRDEAAYPVPALRQVKYWSPVGRVDNVYGDRNLVCSCPPLSAYEDHADA, from the coding sequence ATGTCCGCCCTGCCCTCCTTCGCCGAACTCGAGAACGCCGGCGAGTTCCACGCCCGCCACATCGGCCCGGATGCCGCCGACGAAGCGCTGATGCTGTCGGCCATCGGCGCCGCTTCTCGCTCTGCGCTGATCAGCGCCATCGTCCCCGCCGCGATCAAGCTCGGCGCGAAGATGGACCTGCCGGCCGCGGTCACCGAGGCGCAGGCGCTGGCCGAGCTCAAGGCGATTGCCGGACGCAACCAGATCCTGAAGAGCTTCATCGGCCAGGGTTACCACGGCACGCTGACGCCGGGCGTCATCCTGCGCAACATCCTGGAGAACCCTGCCTGGTACACCGCCTACACGCCCTACCAGGCCGAGATTTCCCAAGGCCGCATGGAAGCGCTGGTGAACTTCCAGACCATGGTCTGCGACCTGACCGGTCTGGCGATCGCCAATGCCTCGATGCTGGATGAAGCCACCGCCGCCGCCGAGGCGATGACCCTGGCCGCCCGCGTGGGCAAGAGCAAGAGCCAGGTGTTCTTCGTGGCCGACGACGTGCTGCCGCAGACGCTGGAAGTGGTGCGCACCCGTGCCGAGCCGCTGGGCATCACCGTGCAGGTGGGCCGCGCCGAGGACGCGGGCAAGACCGAATGCTTCGGCGCCCTGGTGCAGTACCCCGGCGTGACCGGCGTGATCCGTCCGCTGCAGGCCATCGCGGACGCGGTCCATGCCCACGGCGGTCTGCTGGTGGCTGCGGCCGACCTGCTGGCCCTGACGCTGATCCAGGCCCCGGGCGAGCAAGGGGTGGACATCGCCGTCGGCACGACCCAGCGCTTCGGCATGCCGATGGGCGCCGGCGGCCCGCACGCCGCCTACATGGCCTGCCGCGACGAATTCAAGCGCAGCCTGCCGGGCCGCCTGGTCGGTGTGTCGATCGATTCGCACGGCAAGCCGGCGTATCGGTTGTCGCTGCAGACCCGCGAACAGCACATCCGTCGCGAGAAGGCGACCTCCAACATCTGTACCGCCCAGGTGCTGCCGGCCGTCGTGGCCAGCATGTATGTGGTCTATCACGGCCCGCAGGGCCTGAAGCGCATCGCCCAACGGGTGGCCGGCTACACCGCGGTGCTGGCCCAGGGTCTGAAGGCGCTGGGACTGACGTTGGCCCATGAGACCTCGTTCGACACGCTGCAGGTGCAGACCGGTGCCCGCACCGGCGCGATCCTCGCCGCCGCCGTGGCCGCAGGCATGAACCTGCGCCAGGCCAGCTCCAACAGCGTCGGCATCACCCTGGACGAAGCCACCTCGCGCGCCGACGTGCAGGCGCTGCTGAGCGTCTTTGCCGACGGCAAACCGGTGGCGGACGCCTTTGCGGCCTCGAACGCCGTCAGCGCGCTGATCCCAGCCGCGCTGGTGCGCACCAGCGCCTATCTGACGCATCCGATCTTCAACATCCACCACTCCGAAACCGAGATGCTGCGCTACATCCGCCAGCTCTCGGACAAGGACCTGGCACTGGACCGCAGCATGATCCCGCTGGGCTCGTGCACGATGAAGCTGAACGCGACCAGCGAGATGATCCCCATCACCTGGCCCGAGTTTGCGCAGGTCCACCCGTTCGCACCGCAGGACCAGTTGCAGGGCTATGCCCAGTTGAACGAGCAGCTGACCGCCTGGCTGTGCCAGGCCACCGGTTATGCGGGCGTCTCGCTGCAGCCCAATGCCGGCTCGCAGGGTGAGTACGCCGGCCTGCTGGTCATCAAGGCCTGGCATGAGTCGCGCGGCGACGCCCATCGCAAGATCTGCCTGATTCCGGAATCGGCGCACGGCACCAATCCCGCCTCGGCCCAGATGGTGGGCATGCAGGTCGTGGTGACCAAGTGCGACAAGGAAGGCAACATCGATCTGGCGGACCTGAAGGCCAAGTGCGAACAGCACAGCGCCAACCTGGCCGCGATCATGATCACCTACCCGTCCACCTATGGCGTGTTCGACACCCATGTGAAGGAAATCTGCGCCCTGGTGCATGAGCACGGCGGCCGGGTGTATGTGGACGGCGCCAACATGAATGCGCTGGTCGGCGTGGCCGCGCCGGGCCAGTTCGGCGGCGACGTCTCCCACCTGAACCTGCACAAGACCTTCTGCATCCCGCACGGCGGTGGCGGCCCGGGCGTCGGTCCGGTGTGCGTGGTCGAGGACCTGGTGCCCTTCCTGCCGGCTCACCGTGCGGCGCAGGGCATGGGCAGCTATCCGGGTTATGGCGCCGGCGCCGTGCAGGCCCACAGCGTGGGCGCGGTCAGCGCTGCGCCGCTGGGCAATGCCGCGGTGCTGCCGATCTCCTGGATGTACATCCGCATGATGGGTGAGGACGGCCTGACCGCGGCCACCGAGACCGCCATCCTGTCGGCCAACTATGTGGCGGCCCGGCTGTCGGACCACTACGACATCCACTTCAGCAGCAACCTCGACGGCATCAAGGGCGGCGGCGTGGCCCATGAGTGCATCCTGGACCTGCGCCCGCTGAAGGACAGCTCCGGCATTTCCGCCGAGGACGTGGCCAAGCGCCTGATCGACTACGGGTTCCATGCCCCGACCCTGTCCTTCCCGGTCGCCGGCACCCTGATGGTGGAGCCGACCGAGAGCGAATCCAAGTTCGAGCTGGACCGCTTCATCGGCGCCATGATCCAGATCCGCGGCGAGATCGCCCGGGTGGAGTCCGGCGCCTGGCCGCGCGAGGACAACCCGCTGGTCAATGCGCCGCACACCGCCGAGAGCCTGCTCAAGGCCGAATGGGCGCACGGCTACAGCCGCGACGAGGCCGCCTATCCGGTGCCGGCGCTGCGCCAGGTGAAGTACTGGTCGCCGGTGGGCCGCGTGGACAACGTTTATGGTGACCGCAACCTGGTGTGCAGCTGCCCGCCGCTGTCGGCCTACGAGGACCACGCCGACGCGTGA
- the gcvT gene encoding glycine cleavage system aminomethyltransferase GcvT produces the protein MSAESTALLKTPLHALHLELGAKMVPFAGYDMPVQYPAGVMAEHKHTRAAAGLFDVSHMGQVLLVGDDAAAALETLVPVDILDLGLFKQRYALFTNDQGTILDDLMVARRTDGLFVVVNAGCRDQDIAHMQQHLSGRCEVRPLPDQALLALQGPQAVTALSRLNPGVAQLVFMTGGFFELDGIPTFVTRSGYTGEDGYEISVAADRSVELARKLLDQPEVKPIGLGARDSLRLEAGLCLYGHDIDTTTTPVEASLIWAIQKVRRAGGARAGGYPGAAVIDRQFADGAARKRVGLVSSERMPVREGARLVNADGQDVGVVTSGTLGPTVGKPVALAYVQTPYAAIGTELFALVRDKRTPMTVSSTPFTPNGYFRG, from the coding sequence ATGTCCGCTGAATCCACCGCCCTGCTCAAGACCCCCCTGCACGCCCTGCACCTCGAACTTGGCGCCAAGATGGTGCCGTTCGCCGGCTACGACATGCCCGTGCAGTACCCCGCAGGCGTGATGGCGGAACACAAGCACACCCGTGCGGCTGCTGGTCTGTTCGATGTCTCCCACATGGGCCAGGTGCTGCTGGTCGGCGATGACGCCGCCGCGGCGCTGGAAACCCTGGTGCCGGTCGACATCCTCGACCTGGGCCTGTTCAAGCAGCGCTATGCCCTGTTCACCAACGACCAGGGCACCATCCTGGACGATCTGATGGTCGCCCGCCGCACCGACGGCCTGTTCGTGGTGGTCAACGCCGGCTGCCGCGACCAGGACATCGCCCACATGCAGCAGCATCTGTCGGGCCGCTGCGAAGTCCGTCCCCTGCCCGATCAGGCGCTGCTGGCGCTGCAAGGCCCGCAGGCGGTGACCGCGCTGTCGCGCCTGAACCCCGGCGTGGCCCAACTGGTGTTCATGACCGGTGGCTTCTTCGAGCTGGACGGCATCCCCACCTTCGTGACCCGCTCGGGCTACACCGGCGAAGACGGTTACGAGATCTCGGTTGCGGCGGACCGGTCGGTGGAACTGGCCCGCAAGCTGCTGGACCAGCCGGAAGTCAAGCCGATCGGCCTGGGCGCGCGCGATTCGCTGCGCCTGGAAGCCGGCCTGTGCCTGTACGGCCATGACATCGACACCACCACCACCCCGGTGGAAGCCTCACTGATCTGGGCCATCCAGAAGGTGCGTCGCGCCGGTGGTGCCCGCGCCGGCGGTTATCCGGGTGCGGCCGTCATCGACCGGCAATTCGCCGACGGCGCGGCGCGCAAGCGTGTCGGCCTGGTCAGCAGCGAACGCATGCCGGTGCGCGAAGGCGCCCGGCTGGTCAATGCGGACGGCCAGGACGTCGGCGTGGTCACCAGCGGCACGCTCGGCCCCACGGTGGGCAAGCCGGTGGCGCTGGCCTATGTCCAGACGCCGTACGCCGCGATCGGGACCGAGCTGTTCGCACTGGTGCGCGACAAGCGCACCCCGATGACGGTCTCTTCCACACCGTTCACGCCCAACGGATACTTCCGCGGCTGA
- a CDS encoding ATP-binding protein, translating to MLPRSLRYRLLMFLLGAMLLSALIQGMSAYRNALMEADEIFDYQMQQVALSLRAGMGTGLPLPLGEEQSIDLIVQVWSLDGTPLYRSAGPDWLPQRAVLGFSTVNLRGKHYRVLAIQGRFQVVQVAQDLAVRQRMAGQLAWRTVLPTALMLPLLALVVWWVVSHALGPLERVRQQLARRVAQDLAPVDDADLPTEVRPLVDELNALLERVRQAFETQQHFVADAAHELRSPLAALKLQLQSLKRAPDEEGRAQALDRLGQGIDRAGRLVEQLLALARQDSAKVQAPAQPVALDALCRDAVVDASALAQARGRDLGLARCDPVSVMGRPEALAMLIRNLVDNGIKYGRSRVDLSLEQSGGQALLVVEDDGPGIPDTERTRVFDRFYRAESQAQQAAGSGLGLAIVRSIAQDHGGSLRLGHSTALGGLRVELALPLRKV from the coding sequence GTGCTGCCCCGTTCCCTGCGCTATCGGCTGCTGATGTTCCTGCTGGGCGCGATGTTGTTGAGCGCGCTGATCCAGGGCATGAGCGCCTATCGCAATGCGCTGATGGAGGCCGACGAGATCTTCGATTACCAGATGCAGCAGGTCGCGCTCTCGCTGCGCGCGGGCATGGGCACCGGGCTGCCGCTGCCGCTCGGAGAGGAGCAGAGCATCGACCTCATCGTGCAGGTCTGGAGCCTGGACGGCACTCCGCTGTACCGCTCCGCCGGGCCGGACTGGCTGCCGCAGCGCGCGGTGCTGGGCTTTTCCACGGTGAACCTGCGCGGCAAGCACTATCGCGTGCTGGCCATCCAGGGCCGATTCCAGGTGGTGCAGGTCGCGCAGGACCTCGCGGTGCGCCAGCGCATGGCCGGCCAGCTCGCTTGGCGCACCGTGCTGCCCACCGCGCTGATGCTGCCGCTGCTGGCGCTGGTGGTGTGGTGGGTGGTGAGCCATGCGCTGGGTCCGCTGGAGCGCGTGCGCCAGCAGTTGGCGCGCCGCGTCGCACAGGACCTGGCGCCGGTCGATGATGCGGATCTGCCCACCGAGGTGCGGCCGTTGGTCGATGAACTGAACGCCTTGCTGGAACGGGTGCGTCAGGCCTTCGAGACGCAGCAGCATTTCGTCGCCGACGCCGCCCATGAGCTGCGCTCCCCGTTGGCGGCGCTGAAGCTGCAGCTGCAATCCCTCAAGCGGGCCCCGGACGAGGAGGGCCGCGCCCAGGCGCTGGATCGGCTGGGGCAGGGCATTGATCGCGCCGGTCGTCTGGTGGAGCAACTGCTGGCGTTGGCCCGCCAGGACAGCGCCAAGGTGCAGGCACCGGCGCAGCCGGTGGCGCTGGATGCGCTGTGCCGGGATGCGGTGGTCGATGCCAGCGCCCTGGCCCAGGCCCGCGGTCGGGACCTGGGGCTGGCCCGCTGTGATCCGGTATCGGTGATGGGCCGGCCGGAGGCCCTGGCGATGCTGATCCGCAACCTGGTGGACAACGGCATCAAGTACGGCCGCAGCCGGGTGGACCTGAGCCTGGAGCAGAGCGGCGGCCAGGCGCTGCTGGTGGTGGAGGACGACGGCCCCGGCATCCCGGACACCGAACGCACCCGCGTGTTCGACCGCTTCTATCGTGCCGAATCCCAGGCCCAGCAGGCCGCCGGCAGCGGCCTGGGCTTGGCGATCGTGCGCAGCATCGCCCAGGACCACGGCGGCAGCCTGCGGCTGGGCCACAGCACCGCGCTCGGCGGCTTGCGTGTGGAGTTGGCGCTCCCCTTAAGAAAGGTCTAA
- a CDS encoding response regulator: MRLLLVEDDLMIGEQLLELLRSEGYAVDWVRDGEMADTALQSQTYDLLLLDLGLPKRDGMSVLQALRARKQTLPVLIATARDATAQRVAGLDAGADDYVLKPFELDELLARIRALLRRAAGRAEPVYEHMGVSINPATREVTAHGHAVTLSAREWAVLEPLIARPGMVLSRQQLEEKLYGWKDEISSNAVEVYIHGLRKKLGAELIQNVRGVGYRVPKE, from the coding sequence ATGCGACTCCTGCTGGTGGAAGACGACCTGATGATCGGCGAGCAGCTGCTCGAGCTGCTGCGTTCGGAAGGCTATGCGGTGGACTGGGTGCGTGACGGCGAGATGGCCGACACGGCGCTCCAGTCCCAGACCTACGACCTGTTGCTGCTGGACCTGGGCCTGCCCAAGCGTGACGGCATGAGCGTGCTGCAGGCGCTGCGAGCGCGCAAGCAGACCCTGCCGGTGCTGATCGCCACCGCGCGGGACGCCACCGCGCAGCGGGTGGCTGGCCTGGATGCGGGCGCCGACGACTACGTGCTCAAACCCTTCGAGCTCGACGAGCTGCTGGCCCGCATCCGGGCGCTGCTGCGCCGTGCGGCGGGTCGGGCCGAGCCGGTCTATGAGCACATGGGCGTCAGCATCAATCCGGCCACTCGCGAGGTCACCGCCCACGGGCATGCGGTCACCCTGTCCGCGCGGGAATGGGCGGTGCTGGAGCCGCTGATCGCCCGGCCCGGCATGGTGCTGTCGCGCCAGCAACTGGAGGAAAAGCTCTACGGCTGGAAGGACGAGATCAGCAGCAATGCGGTGGAGGTCTACATCCATGGCCTGCGCAAGAAACTGGGCGCCGAGCTGATCCAGAACGTGCGTGGTGTCGGTTATCGGGTGCCCAAGGAATGA